GGAAGGGCCCCTTCCTATCGCTTTCGGTAGAAGAAGGGGCCCTTCCTAACACCTCACCCGGGCCGGAGCTAGCCGGCCGAGGGTGCGGCGTCGACGTGTCGGTGCAGGTATTCGCGGATCAGCGCCGTCGCCTCGGTCAGCACCTTCTCGTCGCCCTCCGGATCTCGCCGGAACGCCAGTTTGATCAGCGCGTCGGCGGCCTCCACGGCGATCTCCAGCGCGAACCGCAACCGGGGCGCGTCGGCGGTGCCGAACTGCTCGACGAGTACCCGGGCCAGCTGTTCGGCGATGACCCCGTTGTTGTCCCGGTCCTCGTCGAGCAGGTGGACGTCGACCACATCGCCGAAGTGCAGGGTACGGAAGCCGGGAACCCGGCGGTGCATGGTGATGTACTCGTCGATCGCGGCGTCGACGCCGTCCCACCAGTAGGTCAGGTCGCCCCGGGAGAACCGGTCGCCCAGCCGTTCCAGGTACGCCTCCATGTTGCGCAGAGTCAGTGCCTGCACGATCGCTCGCTTGTCGGGAAAGAACTGGTAGACCGACCCGATGGCAACGCCCGCGCGCTCGGCGAGCAGGGTGGTGGTCAGTCCTTCGTAGCCGACCTCGTCGACTATCTCGGCGCACGCGTCGAGCATGCGCTGGACCCGAGCGACGCTGCGGCCCTGCACCGGGACGCGGCGCAATGGACCGGATGTGGCGGTTGACGTGGACACTCGTCGCCACTCCCTTTCGACGGGATGAAGGTTACTAGGCGTCGCGGATTTCGAAACGCTACCCGTACTAACGAGCCGGGTGGATATGCGGTATTTACTCGCCGTGACGATCCTGATTTACTCGCCCTGGCACACCGTGACGTGAGGGTGATTCACGTTTATCCATCGGTGGCCTGGCCGTTCCAGGGAGGGTCAGATGAACGGGCGTACCGCACCACCCGATGTCACCTCCTGGTCGAACTGGGCCGGCAACCAACGCACCGACGCCACCGCACTCCGTCCGGCGGACCCGGACGAGGTCGCCGGGGCGGTCCGGGCCGCCCGAGCCGCCGGTCGACGGATCAAGCCGGTCGGCAGCGGCCACTCCTTCACCGCCATCGCCCGCGCCGACGACCAGTGGATGGACCTCGGCGCGCTGGCCGGACCGGTACGCGTCGATGCCGACCGCCGACTGGTCACCGTACCCGCCGGGATGTCCCTGCGATCACTCAACGAGTTACTCGCCAGTCACCGGTTGGCGCTGGCCAACCTCGGCGACATCGACGCGCAGACGGTCGCCGGTGCGATCTCCACCGGTACCCACGGCACCGGCGCCGGCTACGGCTGCCTCTCCACCTTCGTCGCCGGGTTGACCCTGGTGACCGGGAC
The nucleotide sequence above comes from Plantactinospora soyae. Encoded proteins:
- a CDS encoding TetR/AcrR family transcriptional regulator; this encodes MLDACAEIVDEVGYEGLTTTLLAERAGVAIGSVYQFFPDKRAIVQALTLRNMEAYLERLGDRFSRGDLTYWWDGVDAAIDEYITMHRRVPGFRTLHFGDVVDVHLLDEDRDNNGVIAEQLARVLVEQFGTADAPRLRFALEIAVEAADALIKLAFRRDPEGDEKVLTEATALIREYLHRHVDAAPSAG